The Akkermansia muciniphila genome contains a region encoding:
- a CDS encoding CatA-like O-acetyltransferase, producing the protein MMKKKIELATWPRRSHYEYFQTFDCPMFSITSPVRVDSLYRYGKQEGISFFALCLFVLLKALNGVPQLRQRVEDGDVWEYDSVDALVPVLAADGEFTQILVEYRDGLPSFLDHALPLIRKAKAEPARVNPCHRTDIAVFSCLPWIPFTQVASAYRVFRGQYLPLIHWGKMEPDASGRLMMPVAIQANHVLVDGVHAGRFYGILENLCREY; encoded by the coding sequence ATGATGAAGAAGAAAATTGAATTGGCCACGTGGCCGCGCAGGTCGCATTACGAATATTTCCAGACGTTTGACTGCCCCATGTTTTCCATTACATCTCCCGTCCGGGTGGATTCCCTGTACCGTTATGGGAAACAGGAGGGGATTTCGTTTTTCGCCCTGTGCCTGTTTGTTCTGTTGAAGGCTCTGAACGGCGTGCCGCAGTTGCGGCAGAGGGTGGAGGACGGAGACGTGTGGGAGTATGATTCCGTGGATGCCCTGGTTCCCGTACTGGCGGCGGACGGGGAATTTACGCAGATTTTGGTGGAGTACCGTGACGGGTTGCCCTCTTTTCTGGATCACGCCCTGCCGTTGATCCGGAAGGCCAAGGCGGAGCCTGCACGCGTCAATCCCTGCCACCGTACGGACATTGCCGTGTTTAGCTGTCTGCCGTGGATTCCGTTCACCCAGGTAGCGAGTGCCTACAGGGTGTTCCGCGGGCAGTACCTTCCTCTGATTCATTGGGGGAAAATGGAGCCGGACGCTTCCGGCAGGCTGATGATGCCCGTGGCCATTCAGGCAAACCACGTGCTGGTGGACGGCGTTCATGCAGGCCGTTTTTACGGGATTCTGGAGAATTTGTGCAGGGAGTATTAG
- a CDS encoding exo-alpha-sialidase: protein MAAVLCCMAGLAPSASGIPGDDWVDSSAIGESFDDFPVANVTTLAGRYGSFTAASGHAAIVDMSGRGFGRSLKINGASGSSGPRSVTLVFPSALEKDTTCAFRAERWTNGSPLDFKVYYLSGSGEKSLLLDASSAEVSNNGAHPFPSSFQGTVPEGTRGIIFECARGSAVMVDHLLMGADADAEVTILAKNWPVMKNLDINGILRFNLGEAPLSYYGMAVEVDLSSSSAVNDIESVSLYTPGSINDSNETILTATQRGVCLATASLDEGGRAVLQADASQLAGETAYTFWISVKLKSSASLDDKIGARLVSVTVGGTPLGVPEVPAAVQRIGHAVACAGDKITGGPTEGKVSHFFRIPGIARAANGDLVAVYDIRYDSSTDLPRNIDVGRAISRDGGQTWTDTAVAINYNPDNNPAYDYHRSYGVGDPAILLDEYSGTMWIAAIAGTGLSGSSIVPDVTSRSTCQYVLAKSEDNGVTWEPCKSINTQVRSAAWKGMFEGPGHGITVKGGKDDGVLVFPSQIWSAGGGLGTPQSCLIYSRDHGQTWVSEDLKKTDAPNGTWGIGSSTSECAVAQLSDGSLMLNAKDEGGSGYRAVFTTKDLGATWQRHPTDRKATRTLREPRCQGSLFSVLDSGRMSNVLFFSNPDSGSRRSMTLKTSLDDGMTWPKSRQIQYDSRLGAGYSDICQADDDHIGVLYEGLQGAGYIFFLRIPVSEVLSVLSVDTTNISVPASGAVGARLPVTCDAAWTAASSADWLTLSASSGDGDGEVVYSAAPFTGEGTREATISVASPGLKSVSVRVVQSESSVALTAAPEEK, encoded by the coding sequence ATGGCGGCGGTGCTTTGCTGCATGGCGGGTCTGGCGCCTTCCGCATCCGGCATCCCCGGCGACGATTGGGTGGATTCCTCGGCGATTGGAGAGTCGTTTGATGATTTTCCCGTAGCGAACGTAACCACTCTGGCCGGGCGCTACGGTTCCTTTACCGCCGCTTCCGGTCATGCCGCGATTGTGGACATGAGCGGCCGTGGATTCGGGCGCAGCCTCAAGATCAACGGGGCAAGCGGTAGTTCAGGGCCACGCAGCGTTACGCTGGTTTTTCCTTCCGCCCTGGAGAAGGATACGACCTGCGCGTTCCGGGCGGAACGATGGACCAATGGAAGTCCCCTGGATTTTAAAGTTTATTATTTATCCGGTTCAGGGGAAAAATCCCTGCTGCTGGACGCCAGTTCCGCGGAGGTAAGCAACAATGGCGCCCACCCCTTTCCCTCTTCTTTCCAGGGCACTGTTCCTGAGGGAACCCGAGGCATCATTTTTGAATGCGCCAGAGGGTCCGCCGTCATGGTGGACCATTTGCTGATGGGCGCGGATGCCGATGCGGAAGTCACCATTCTGGCGAAGAACTGGCCGGTCATGAAGAATCTGGATATTAACGGCATTCTCCGGTTCAACCTCGGTGAAGCTCCCCTCTCCTATTACGGGATGGCTGTGGAGGTGGATTTGTCTTCCAGTTCCGCCGTGAATGATATTGAAAGCGTTTCCCTTTACACCCCTGGAAGCATTAATGATTCCAATGAAACGATTCTGACGGCTACACAAAGGGGAGTTTGCCTGGCGACGGCATCCCTGGATGAAGGCGGCAGAGCTGTTCTGCAGGCGGATGCGTCCCAGCTGGCAGGTGAAACCGCTTACACGTTCTGGATTTCCGTGAAGCTTAAATCTTCCGCCAGCCTGGATGACAAGATCGGCGCCAGGCTGGTCTCCGTAACAGTGGGCGGCACTCCGCTGGGTGTGCCGGAAGTTCCTGCCGCCGTCCAGCGCATCGGCCACGCGGTGGCGTGCGCAGGCGATAAAATTACGGGCGGTCCTACGGAGGGGAAGGTTTCCCATTTTTTCCGTATTCCGGGCATTGCCCGCGCGGCCAACGGGGATTTGGTTGCCGTTTATGACATCCGGTATGATTCCAGCACGGACCTTCCGAGGAATATTGACGTAGGCCGCGCTATTTCCAGGGACGGGGGGCAAACCTGGACGGATACGGCGGTGGCCATTAATTACAATCCGGATAACAACCCTGCCTATGATTACCACCGTTCCTATGGGGTGGGCGACCCGGCCATTCTGCTGGATGAATACAGCGGGACCATGTGGATTGCCGCCATTGCCGGGACGGGGTTGTCCGGTTCCTCTATCGTTCCGGATGTGACGAGCCGTTCCACGTGCCAGTACGTGCTTGCCAAAAGCGAGGACAACGGGGTGACGTGGGAGCCGTGCAAGAGCATTAATACCCAGGTGCGCAGCGCCGCATGGAAGGGCATGTTTGAGGGGCCCGGGCACGGCATAACCGTCAAGGGTGGGAAAGATGACGGCGTTCTGGTGTTCCCCTCCCAGATATGGTCAGCAGGGGGCGGTTTGGGAACGCCCCAGTCCTGCCTGATTTATTCCCGCGACCACGGGCAGACCTGGGTGAGCGAGGATTTGAAAAAAACGGACGCCCCCAACGGCACGTGGGGCATAGGTTCCAGCACCAGTGAATGCGCGGTAGCCCAGCTTTCCGACGGTTCCCTGATGCTGAATGCGAAGGACGAGGGCGGAAGCGGCTACCGCGCCGTTTTTACGACGAAGGATTTGGGCGCAACCTGGCAGCGTCATCCCACGGACCGCAAGGCCACCCGGACCCTGAGGGAACCGAGGTGCCAGGGGAGCCTGTTCTCCGTGCTGGATTCCGGGCGCATGTCTAATGTCCTGTTTTTCTCCAACCCGGATTCCGGGTCCCGGAGGTCCATGACGCTGAAAACCTCCCTGGATGACGGCATGACGTGGCCCAAATCCCGCCAGATTCAATATGACTCCCGTCTTGGAGCAGGCTATTCCGACATCTGCCAGGCGGATGACGACCACATAGGTGTTCTTTACGAAGGGCTTCAGGGCGCCGGGTATATCTTTTTTCTACGCATTCCGGTTTCCGAGGTGCTGAGCGTCCTTTCCGTGGATACGACTAATATTTCCGTTCCTGCATCCGGAGCCGTAGGCGCCCGGCTGCCCGTCACATGTGACGCGGCGTGGACGGCTGCTTCCTCCGCGGACTGGCTGACCCTTTCCGCCAGTTCCGGAGACGGGGACGGGGAAGTGGTTTATTCCGCCGCGCCCTTCACCGGGGAGGGGACGAGGGAAGCAACAATTTCCGTGGCTTCTCCCGGACTCAAGTCCGTTTCCGTCCGGGTGGTGCAGTCTGAAAGCTCTGTGGCGTTGACGGCGGCTCCGGAGGAAAAGTGA
- a CDS encoding ABC transporter permease, with translation MTLLPKLIWRDLVATPGRVAVSVFAILVSVSLIVWMMGSYDTLVREFDNDAEAYMGSYDLCLVPEAPRGPLPPGKYPQFSDPELASRLAASPLVESVNAAWQVPRLQIGCGNERGSFDEQTRDRMGIPPQSPIMVGNHAVECPYDLKEGVWPDMASSNDMVGVLGSGSAKYFRAGVGTVMNVRVGTHVYDVKVVGIVKQAKATPGVIMGPGGMSGPAFSSLFVPVKVCEKITGQAFSPNLIYVRLKEGVDKKEFADSFREELKRSSAVVADTDSIIRRLSSDRSVRSQKESAEMSVWLVLFSCVFIIFTTLSIGVSERTRRLALMRALGMSRMQVALLIVGEGLFLCVPALLGGLAAGFCLVYLLEEGAASMPTLTWTTVLVAAACAVGGALLASVIPAWRASRQSPLEAAVPSSGLMGKVSRVPVWSVAAGLICVCLQPAALLLPGLEVETRKWIFFWLGYPGLVAGALFLAPAFVRVTEWAGAWLTGLLLRVPHAFLKVQLSRNLSRSVGTAVSMSVGLSLFVGVQTWGYSMLVPFSPDASTPGTLVSFLHTEFKSSDVPGLMARPSLRNARMYPIYVDEPDIAPAQMKSPGFSGMRNRSIVLAGIPVAEMAQGSDPLFKPVFVSGNPQEAYAMLKSTRSLLIPDTFARTVGLKAGDDLMLVNPALQGRRPGNAPSAGASGRGTGPGMQGEPWKVAGVVSFPGWHWLTKTSGMRVRRGGFVAALAITDERWLKEDYGHQGFQFIWGNTAPGVSHVELQDDLGEYALENVSRKENGTEGVKPLVKALTRESLGGSVTSRGDDVIFTMSKLPIIMMVIAVLAVLNTVLASVQSRRREFGLMRAVGVPGGMVMRMLWAETLMISLCAVVMSVALGVLGAWCSIQILEYGYHFGIVTPPVTMPWAHLGYAVLLVLALSTLACLLPAWRMKRASVTDLLSVREG, from the coding sequence ATGACGCTGCTGCCCAAACTGATTTGGAGGGATCTGGTTGCCACCCCCGGACGGGTAGCGGTCAGCGTGTTTGCCATCCTCGTCTCCGTCAGCCTCATCGTCTGGATGATGGGGAGCTATGATACGCTGGTCAGGGAGTTTGACAACGATGCCGAGGCTTACATGGGAAGCTACGATCTTTGCCTGGTGCCGGAGGCCCCGCGCGGGCCGCTCCCTCCCGGGAAGTACCCGCAGTTCTCTGATCCGGAGCTGGCTTCCCGCCTGGCCGCCTCCCCCCTGGTGGAATCCGTCAACGCCGCGTGGCAGGTGCCCCGCCTGCAGATCGGCTGCGGGAATGAACGCGGCAGTTTTGACGAGCAGACGCGCGACCGCATGGGGATACCCCCCCAGAGCCCCATCATGGTGGGGAACCATGCCGTGGAATGCCCGTATGATCTGAAAGAGGGCGTCTGGCCGGATATGGCTTCCTCCAATGACATGGTGGGCGTGCTGGGCAGCGGAAGCGCCAAATACTTCCGCGCGGGCGTGGGAACCGTCATGAACGTACGCGTGGGAACGCATGTGTATGATGTGAAAGTCGTGGGCATCGTCAAGCAGGCGAAGGCCACTCCCGGCGTCATCATGGGGCCGGGAGGCATGTCCGGACCCGCCTTTTCCTCCCTGTTTGTGCCCGTCAAGGTGTGTGAAAAAATCACCGGTCAGGCTTTTTCCCCCAATTTGATTTACGTCCGGCTCAAGGAAGGGGTGGACAAAAAGGAATTTGCGGACAGCTTCCGGGAGGAGCTGAAACGCTCCTCCGCCGTGGTGGCGGATACGGATTCCATCATCCGGCGGCTTTCCAGCGACCGTTCCGTGCGCTCGCAGAAGGAAAGTGCGGAAATGTCCGTGTGGCTGGTTCTCTTTTCCTGCGTCTTCATCATTTTCACGACCTTGAGCATCGGCGTCAGCGAACGCACCCGCAGGCTGGCCCTGATGCGCGCGCTGGGCATGAGCCGCATGCAGGTTGCCCTGCTGATTGTGGGGGAGGGGCTGTTCCTGTGCGTTCCCGCCCTGCTGGGCGGCCTGGCCGCGGGATTCTGCCTGGTGTACCTTTTGGAAGAAGGGGCTGCTTCCATGCCCACCCTGACCTGGACGACGGTGCTGGTTGCCGCGGCGTGCGCCGTGGGCGGAGCGCTGCTGGCCTCCGTTATTCCCGCGTGGCGCGCCTCCCGCCAGTCTCCGCTGGAGGCCGCCGTTCCCTCCTCCGGGCTCATGGGAAAGGTCAGCCGCGTTCCCGTGTGGTCCGTCGCGGCGGGGCTGATATGCGTATGCCTACAGCCGGCGGCTCTGCTTCTGCCGGGCCTGGAGGTGGAAACGCGCAAGTGGATCTTTTTCTGGCTGGGGTATCCCGGCCTGGTGGCCGGGGCGCTGTTCCTGGCCCCCGCCTTTGTGCGCGTGACGGAGTGGGCCGGAGCATGGCTTACCGGACTGCTGCTGCGCGTGCCGCATGCCTTCCTGAAGGTGCAGCTCAGCCGGAATCTCAGCCGTTCCGTGGGAACGGCGGTGTCCATGTCCGTGGGGCTGTCCCTCTTTGTGGGGGTGCAGACGTGGGGCTACTCCATGCTCGTTCCCTTCTCTCCGGATGCGTCCACGCCCGGCACGCTGGTTTCCTTCCTTCATACGGAGTTCAAATCTTCCGACGTTCCCGGGCTGATGGCGCGGCCCAGCCTGCGGAATGCACGGATGTATCCCATTTACGTGGATGAGCCGGACATAGCCCCGGCGCAGATGAAAAGCCCCGGTTTTTCCGGGATGCGCAACCGTTCCATTGTGCTGGCGGGCATTCCCGTGGCGGAAATGGCGCAGGGAAGCGATCCCCTGTTCAAGCCCGTGTTCGTTTCCGGCAATCCGCAGGAAGCCTATGCCATGCTGAAATCCACCCGCTCCCTCCTGATTCCGGACACGTTTGCCCGGACGGTGGGGCTGAAGGCCGGGGATGACCTGATGCTGGTGAATCCGGCCCTTCAGGGGCGCCGCCCCGGGAATGCCCCGTCTGCTGGCGCTTCCGGCAGGGGGACGGGGCCCGGCATGCAGGGGGAACCCTGGAAAGTGGCGGGAGTGGTTTCTTTCCCCGGCTGGCACTGGCTGACCAAGACCAGCGGCATGCGCGTGCGCCGCGGCGGTTTTGTGGCCGCCCTGGCGATTACTGATGAACGCTGGCTCAAGGAGGACTACGGGCACCAGGGGTTCCAGTTCATCTGGGGGAATACCGCTCCCGGAGTGAGCCATGTGGAGCTTCAGGATGACTTGGGAGAATATGCCCTGGAGAACGTGAGCCGGAAGGAAAACGGCACGGAAGGAGTGAAGCCGCTGGTGAAGGCATTGACCCGGGAAAGCCTGGGTGGAAGCGTCACCAGCCGCGGGGACGACGTGATTTTTACCATGAGCAAGCTTCCCATCATCATGATGGTGATTGCCGTGTTGGCCGTGCTCAATACCGTGCTGGCCTCCGTCCAGTCCCGCCGCCGGGAATTCGGCCTGATGAGGGCGGTGGGCGTGCCGGGCGGCATGGTGATGCGCATGCTTTGGGCGGAAACGCTGATGATTTCCCTGTGCGCCGTTGTCATGAGCGTGGCGCTGGGCGTGCTGGGTGCCTGGTGCTCCATCCAGATTCTGGAATACGGCTACCACTTCGGCATCGTCACCCCTCCCGTCACGATGCCCTGGGCCCATCTGGGTTATGCCGTGCTGCTGGTGCTGGCGCTCTCCACACTGGCCTGTCTCCTGCCCGCATGGCGCATGAAGCGCGCTTCCGTAACGGATTTGCTTTCCGTCCGCGAGGGGTAG
- a CDS encoding ABC transporter ATP-binding protein: MSSPVISVTRLKRSFKSGSEDIAVLKDISLTVNRGEFVAVMGASGSGKSTLLNVLGGLLPPDAGTVTVDGLDLGSMSDAALTVYRRDRVGFIFQMFNLVGTLNVEENILLPSLAGGRKVAPSALDSMIEKVGLSHRRHAMPDTLSGGEQQRVTIARALVSGPALVLADEPTGNLDSENTRLMGDLFRDLHRTQGCAFVLVTHAPDVAMWADRVVVLKDGLIVDDRPTAEFAGPAELSSFYERTLNDAI, translated from the coding sequence ATGAGTTCTCCCGTCATTTCCGTCACCCGCCTCAAGCGCAGCTTCAAGTCCGGTTCCGAGGACATAGCCGTTCTGAAAGACATCAGCCTCACCGTGAACCGGGGAGAGTTCGTTGCCGTCATGGGCGCGAGCGGCTCCGGAAAAAGCACCCTGCTGAATGTGCTGGGCGGCCTGCTGCCTCCGGATGCGGGCACGGTGACGGTGGACGGGCTGGACCTCGGTTCCATGTCTGATGCCGCCCTGACGGTATACAGGCGGGACCGCGTGGGATTCATTTTCCAGATGTTCAATCTGGTGGGAACCCTGAATGTGGAGGAAAACATCCTGCTGCCCTCCCTGGCGGGGGGCAGGAAAGTGGCTCCCTCCGCGCTGGACTCCATGATTGAAAAAGTGGGGCTGTCCCATCGGCGTCACGCCATGCCGGATACGCTCAGCGGCGGGGAACAGCAGCGCGTGACGATTGCCCGCGCGCTGGTCTCCGGCCCGGCCCTGGTGCTGGCGGATGAACCCACGGGGAACCTGGATTCCGAGAATACGCGGCTCATGGGCGATCTGTTCCGGGACCTGCACCGCACGCAGGGTTGCGCCTTCGTGCTGGTGACGCATGCTCCGGACGTAGCCATGTGGGCGGACCGGGTGGTTGTGCTCAAGGACGGCCTCATTGTGGACGACAGGCCTACGGCGGAATTTGCCGGGCCTGCGGAACTGTCCTCCTTCTATGAACGCACGCTCAATGACGCCATATGA
- a CDS encoding TonB-dependent receptor: MRLSNTNTPRHHLKGRGLHRAAAIGSLLVLGQSAYAETKPAAAEEGVQEMPERVMTIRSKSLRAETVSSATLTNMKTEEVPQTVNVITRDLMDSKGSDSLVEALRMDSSVNTGGDMLLSRTADQYTIRGFAGSDVQIGNMPLPRGMGYGMDTSLIENIEIVKGPIGSISGGQTSTLGAYGAGGSINLILKEPDFVERTELTAYARLSHHGQKYRATIDDTRYRGDETEGFALRTVVAAEYERPFWLSNGANGGQKYTVSPIFRWQHDSRTKTVLTTSFQYQNSPTTMGIPVLGGHFVGPYDAWYGSPSGRLNSKSLLAMLDFERKLERVWTIRIGGGMGYSDVDYNVWGISSSAGRGMSTEDYYNEMISSGKAKYEAAWSDEWNINWNFYSNALAEFKTGQVEHEALMGVSYTGSSTYGDGSSLVTNATANTNGYFSLYNPPPFFPAGRDYSGVNATDTVVQRAGLLLQDVLSYGQWRFLAGVRGDAHFSLDNNYAFAWSPRFGVTRMFGERVALFANAARTSAPNFGYLDENGKELTDAWRTDQMEFGFRVSPVDKVWFSASWFDIIQNNTPVAIDGYTNRYYSDGSKRAEGVELSLNGEITKNWSSYLSYTYTRTKNRTSGEVYPTIAPNALALWQKYRIDGGLMNGTVLGLGYRCKDSYYATFRGAKIADNYTIPSYSVFDFTVEIPLPEKWLKDATLRLAVYNIFDKKYVQSTRHAVQCTVGEPRTFEVGLKTTF, from the coding sequence ATGCGTTTATCCAACACGAATACCCCCCGCCATCATCTCAAGGGGCGTGGACTGCACCGCGCCGCCGCCATCGGGAGCCTGCTCGTCCTTGGCCAGTCGGCCTATGCCGAGACAAAACCCGCCGCAGCAGAGGAGGGCGTTCAGGAAATGCCGGAACGTGTGATGACCATCCGTTCCAAATCCCTGCGGGCGGAGACGGTCAGTTCCGCCACCCTCACGAACATGAAGACGGAGGAGGTGCCGCAGACGGTGAACGTCATTACGCGTGACCTGATGGATTCCAAGGGTTCCGATTCCCTGGTGGAAGCCCTGCGCATGGATTCCTCCGTCAATACGGGCGGGGACATGCTGCTGTCCCGCACGGCGGACCAGTACACCATCCGCGGTTTTGCGGGCAGCGACGTGCAGATAGGCAACATGCCTCTTCCCCGCGGCATGGGGTACGGCATGGATACGTCCCTGATTGAAAATATTGAAATTGTCAAAGGTCCCATCGGGTCCATTTCCGGCGGCCAGACCAGTACGCTCGGGGCATACGGCGCCGGAGGTTCCATCAACCTGATCCTGAAGGAGCCTGATTTCGTGGAACGGACGGAATTGACGGCTTACGCCCGCCTTTCCCACCACGGGCAGAAGTACCGCGCAACGATTGACGACACCCGGTACAGGGGGGATGAAACGGAGGGGTTTGCCCTGCGCACGGTGGTAGCTGCCGAGTATGAACGTCCGTTCTGGCTGAGCAACGGAGCCAACGGGGGCCAGAAGTACACGGTTTCCCCCATTTTCCGCTGGCAGCATGATTCCCGCACCAAGACGGTGCTGACGACCAGTTTCCAGTATCAGAATTCCCCGACGACCATGGGCATCCCCGTGCTGGGCGGCCATTTTGTGGGGCCTTATGACGCCTGGTACGGCTCTCCGAGCGGAAGGCTCAATTCCAAATCCCTGCTGGCGATGCTGGACTTTGAACGCAAGCTGGAAAGAGTCTGGACGATCCGCATCGGCGGCGGCATGGGCTACAGCGATGTAGACTACAATGTCTGGGGCATTTCTTCTTCCGCCGGACGGGGGATGAGCACGGAGGATTATTACAATGAGATGATCTCTTCCGGAAAGGCCAAGTATGAAGCCGCCTGGAGCGACGAGTGGAACATCAACTGGAATTTCTATTCCAACGCCCTGGCGGAGTTCAAGACCGGGCAGGTGGAGCATGAAGCCCTGATGGGCGTCTCCTATACGGGGAGCAGCACCTATGGAGACGGTTCCAGCCTGGTGACGAACGCTACCGCGAACACGAACGGTTATTTCTCCCTGTACAATCCTCCGCCCTTTTTCCCTGCGGGGCGCGATTATTCCGGCGTCAACGCGACGGATACCGTGGTTCAGCGGGCGGGCCTGTTGCTCCAGGACGTTCTTAGTTACGGACAGTGGCGCTTCCTGGCCGGCGTGCGCGGGGACGCCCATTTCAGCCTGGACAATAATTACGCGTTTGCGTGGAGCCCCCGCTTCGGAGTTACCAGAATGTTCGGCGAACGCGTCGCGCTGTTCGCCAATGCGGCCCGGACTTCAGCCCCTAATTTCGGATACCTGGATGAAAATGGCAAGGAACTGACCGACGCCTGGCGTACGGACCAGATGGAATTCGGCTTCCGGGTCAGCCCGGTGGACAAGGTGTGGTTCTCCGCTTCCTGGTTTGACATTATCCAGAACAATACGCCCGTAGCCATAGACGGCTATACCAACCGGTACTATTCGGACGGCTCCAAGAGGGCGGAAGGCGTGGAACTTTCCCTGAACGGGGAAATCACCAAGAACTGGAGTTCCTACCTTTCCTACACCTACACGCGGACCAAGAACCGGACCTCCGGGGAAGTGTATCCCACCATCGCTCCGAATGCGCTGGCCCTGTGGCAGAAGTACCGCATTGACGGCGGCCTGATGAACGGCACCGTGCTGGGCCTGGGCTACCGCTGCAAGGATTCCTACTACGCCACGTTCCGCGGCGCAAAGATTGCGGACAATTACACCATCCCCTCCTACAGCGTGTTTGACTTCACGGTGGAAATCCCCCTGCCGGAAAAATGGCTGAAGGACGCCACCCTGAGGCTGGCCGTGTACAACATCTTTGACAAGAAGTACGTGCAGTCCACCCGCCACGCCGTGCAGTGCACGGTGGGCGAGCCCCGCACGTTTGAAGTAGGCCTGAAGACCACCTTTTAA
- a CDS encoding prephenate dehydrogenase/arogenate dehydrogenase family protein, whose protein sequence is MSEPSRKQLSFSSIAILGPGLLGGSLALAVRAQMPHAHVRLWGRREEPLEYARASGAAHRASTRVEEVVEGADLVILATPVGVMARLVPGLLPLLKPGALVTDVGSVKGCVHQAVGSALTEAGVAFIGSHPMAGSEKQGMEHATGELFRDATCILTNDEHVHEDMLLLLQRFWERVGCHCIRMKAADHDSSVARISHIPHALSALCVHAALDGGDVERLGLISAGGFRDTTRVSMGEPSMWAEILTENAPAVLDRLDAALSHLGEVRNRLASGDKEALREWLKAAAESRARALGL, encoded by the coding sequence ATGAGCGAGCCTTCCCGCAAACAGCTTTCCTTTTCCTCCATCGCCATTCTCGGCCCCGGCCTTCTGGGCGGGTCCCTGGCGCTGGCCGTGAGGGCGCAGATGCCCCATGCCCACGTGCGCCTGTGGGGCAGGAGGGAGGAGCCATTGGAATACGCCCGGGCTTCCGGAGCGGCGCATCGCGCCTCCACCCGGGTGGAAGAGGTGGTGGAAGGTGCGGACCTGGTCATACTCGCTACCCCGGTAGGCGTGATGGCGCGCCTGGTTCCCGGCCTGCTTCCCCTGCTGAAGCCGGGCGCCCTGGTGACGGACGTGGGTTCCGTGAAAGGCTGCGTTCACCAGGCCGTGGGTTCCGCCCTGACGGAAGCCGGAGTGGCGTTCATCGGCTCCCATCCCATGGCCGGCTCTGAAAAGCAGGGCATGGAGCATGCCACCGGAGAACTTTTCCGGGACGCCACCTGCATCCTGACGAATGACGAGCACGTGCATGAGGACATGCTGCTGCTGCTTCAGCGGTTCTGGGAGCGCGTGGGCTGCCATTGCATCCGGATGAAAGCGGCGGACCATGATTCTTCCGTAGCCCGTATTTCCCACATTCCGCATGCGTTGTCCGCCCTGTGCGTCCACGCCGCCCTGGACGGGGGGGATGTGGAGCGCCTGGGGCTGATTTCCGCCGGAGGGTTCCGGGACACCACCCGTGTTTCCATGGGGGAACCGTCCATGTGGGCGGAAATCCTGACGGAAAATGCCCCTGCCGTCCTGGACCGGCTGGATGCCGCGCTGTCCCATCTGGGTGAGGTGCGGAACCGTCTGGCCTCCGGGGACAAGGAGGCGCTCCGGGAGTGGCTGAAAGCCGCGGCGGAGAGCCGTGCGCGCGCCCTTGGCCTGTAA